The proteins below are encoded in one region of Candidatus Moraniibacteriota bacterium:
- a CDS encoding sugar nucleotide-binding protein codes for MKVTIIGTGFLGEAIYQVLKKQDIDIVTTYHTHKKFDTSLEYDFLNDDPEKVFSENKGDVVIMTAMVEFTDDSALLQKSMERFVQFFHHSRIIYISSDGIFDGERGEYTENDIPHPVTLYGKNLRICEEAVRKYSKDYCIVRPSYMYGFVNNVLDNRLKTAKELLERGETVSRFTDMYKSPLSYAEAAQVIDVLISSGYIGIVHISGERMSVYDFTKNGMKSLGISTSTLIGEPMPIPRPVGLLPDTSLRYDLMEQLTHIKPKSIQDELQV; via the coding sequence ATGAAAGTAACTATTATTGGGACTGGATTTCTCGGAGAGGCTATCTATCAAGTTCTGAAGAAACAAGATATTGATATTGTCACGACATATCATACGCACAAGAAATTTGATACTTCTCTCGAGTATGATTTTTTGAATGATGATCCAGAGAAAGTATTTTCAGAGAACAAAGGAGATGTGGTTATTATGACCGCTATGGTTGAATTCACTGATGACTCAGCACTGCTTCAGAAATCGATGGAGCGTTTCGTGCAGTTCTTCCATCATTCGAGAATCATCTATATATCGAGTGATGGTATTTTTGATGGAGAACGTGGGGAATATACAGAGAATGATATCCCTCACCCAGTCACTTTGTATGGAAAGAATCTGCGCATTTGTGAAGAAGCGGTACGAAAGTATTCAAAAGATTATTGTATCGTCCGTCCCAGTTATATGTATGGTTTCGTGAATAACGTTCTTGATAATCGACTCAAAACAGCAAAAGAACTGCTCGAGAGAGGTGAAACCGTATCTCGATTTACTGATATGTATAAGTCGCCACTCAGTTATGCTGAGGCTGCTCAGGTCATCGATGTATTGATATCTTCTGGCTATATTGGAATTGTACATATTTCTGGAGAAAGGATGAGCGTGTATGATTTCACGAAAAATGGTATGAAATCGCTCGGTATATCAACAAGCACTCTCATAGGTGAACCTATGCCGATACCCAGACCAGTTGGACTTCTTCCAGACACTTCGCTTCGTTATGATTTGATGGAGCAATTGACACACATAAAACCAAAAAGCATACAGGATGAATTGCAGGTATAA
- a CDS encoding DUF1189 family protein: MEFLRILRQSIFDRDFYMKAKDTHFSGALKQYTLFIVCIACITAIFFFSFLFVSLSQMREMGDVRAQALSLYPDELVLRFENGQATSNVAEPYVIPVPASFGIQNSDNLLVINTQGTVTPADFDLYNTSAILGGDAVWVYDRKKEKIEIQKFDMFGKEAVVVNEQKVGEWIDIAWNIGKKVLVASFIFVPFFIFSFLWFSYLTYLLFGAVIIWVVAKVRKADLSYSQSYKIGLYLITLPILYNTLTVASLSSLRFPFAFTIILAIVAYANLTPTSTISISEEKTDTPKEDEGVIKIENIEEKKDLNIESNKEL, encoded by the coding sequence ATGGAATTTTTACGGATACTCCGACAGAGTATTTTTGATAGAGATTTTTATATGAAAGCAAAAGATACTCATTTTAGCGGAGCATTGAAGCAGTATACACTGTTTATAGTGTGTATCGCTTGTATTACTGCAATATTTTTCTTTTCTTTCCTTTTTGTTTCTTTGTCACAAATGAGAGAAATGGGGGATGTTCGCGCTCAAGCACTGTCTCTCTATCCTGATGAACTCGTGCTCCGTTTCGAGAATGGTCAAGCGACTTCCAATGTCGCAGAACCGTATGTGATCCCGGTACCAGCATCGTTTGGTATACAAAATTCTGACAATCTGCTTGTTATCAATACTCAGGGGACAGTGACGCCAGCTGATTTCGATCTCTATAATACATCCGCCATTCTCGGAGGTGACGCCGTGTGGGTCTATGATCGAAAGAAAGAGAAGATTGAGATTCAGAAATTTGATATGTTTGGAAAAGAAGCTGTTGTCGTGAATGAACAGAAAGTAGGAGAGTGGATAGATATCGCTTGGAACATAGGGAAGAAAGTGTTGGTTGCTTCCTTCATATTCGTACCGTTTTTCATTTTCTCTTTTCTCTGGTTCAGTTATCTGACATACCTCCTCTTTGGCGCAGTCATTATTTGGGTTGTTGCCAAGGTACGTAAAGCCGATCTCTCGTACAGCCAGTCATACAAAATCGGTCTCTATCTTATTACGCTTCCAATTCTCTACAATACATTGACAGTTGCTTCTCTCTCCTCCCTTCGTTTTCCTTTTGCATTTACGATTATTCTCGCTATCGTAGCGTATGCAAATCTGACCCCGACAAGCACCATTTCAATCAGTGAAGAAAAAACAGACACACCCAAAGAAGACGAAGGAGTGATCAAAATTGAAAACATCGAAGAAAAAAAGGATCTGAATATTGAATCAAATAAAGAATTATAA
- a CDS encoding DUF3467 domain-containing protein, whose amino-acid sequence MKEQVKNQIQIKATDEVLRGVYANAMQVLHTKQEFVLDFMNMFPPTGTLNARVIVSPAHLKQIITVLSDNLNKYETSFGTVEASDASSKTIGFQA is encoded by the coding sequence ATGAAAGAACAAGTGAAGAATCAAATTCAGATCAAGGCAACGGACGAAGTATTGCGCGGGGTGTATGCGAATGCGATGCAGGTGCTTCATACCAAACAAGAATTTGTTCTGGATTTTATGAACATGTTTCCGCCGACAGGGACACTCAATGCACGAGTCATTGTTTCACCTGCTCATTTGAAACAAATTATTACCGTACTTTCTGACAATTTGAATAAATACGAAACGAGTTTTGGAACAGTGGAAGCTTCGGATGCTTCATCAAAAACTATTGGTTTTCAAGCATAA
- the yihA gene encoding ribosome biogenesis GTP-binding protein YihA/YsxC yields the protein MDIHSVQFVKGVIGSEGLPQPSLPVVAFFGRSNVGKSSVINSLVKQKGMARSSSSAGRTTEINYYLVNDAWYLVDLPGYGYANRPAVVRAKLEKHLSWYASTDEVNFLWTALIVDAEIGAKDSDKKTFELLREYGRRVIIIANKCDKGGRNDMTKSLQKIRTTFPDCPVIRYSAKTGEGRIELLQTLFPKEKK from the coding sequence ATGGATATACATTCGGTACAATTTGTGAAAGGAGTCATTGGTTCCGAAGGACTGCCACAGCCATCACTGCCTGTTGTGGCTTTTTTCGGGCGTTCGAATGTGGGAAAATCGAGCGTGATCAATTCACTCGTAAAACAGAAAGGTATGGCACGATCAAGTTCTTCTGCAGGACGGACGACAGAGATCAATTACTACCTCGTGAATGACGCATGGTATTTGGTCGATCTCCCTGGCTATGGGTATGCTAATCGTCCAGCAGTCGTACGAGCGAAACTTGAGAAACATCTTTCCTGGTATGCAAGTACTGATGAAGTCAATTTTCTTTGGACAGCACTCATCGTCGATGCGGAGATAGGTGCCAAAGATTCCGATAAAAAAACTTTTGAACTCCTCCGAGAATATGGGAGAAGAGTGATCATCATCGCGAATAAATGTGACAAGGGTGGTCGGAACGATATGACCAAGAGTTTGCAGAAAATTCGTACGACCTTCCCTGATTGCCCTGTGATTCGCTATTCCGCCAAGACAGGTGAGGGGAGAATAGAGCTTCTCCAAACTCTTTTTCCGAAAGAGAAGAAATAG
- a CDS encoding sugar phosphate nucleotidyltransferase, translating into MYSFVLCGGRGIRLGALTDTRAKPAVPFGGKYRIVDFVMSNLFNSGFHTIGALVQYRSQFLMDYLSNNWSSVPKMGFNVYTIAPQQVFGEEWYRGTADAVYQNLDTVREHGSFDTVCIMSGDHITAINLSQMYRYHQARESVFTVCAMSVPSGEASERFGVIEVDENSRIIGFEEKPKFPKEIPGKPGWSYISLGNYFANFHRLSSYLGEDANDAESDHDFGKDIIPQMVSAREAVFAYDYRDNHITGQKEHYWRDVGTVSGYHEANMDLVQYEPQINLYNEEWPIWTPADNLPGAKFVKPHHRLGSGERFIVSGGCIVEDAYLCETILGRNVRVYGSKVCQSVICAGVRIGSGCSLSRVIIDEGVHIPPKTKIGFDAEHDKARGFFVDDSGIVIVPQGYVFK; encoded by the coding sequence GTGTATTCTTTTGTGCTTTGTGGCGGTCGAGGCATTCGTCTCGGCGCGCTTACCGATACTCGGGCCAAGCCCGCAGTACCGTTTGGCGGGAAATACCGTATTGTCGATTTCGTGATGTCGAATCTGTTTAACAGCGGGTTCCACACTATTGGGGCACTCGTCCAATATCGGAGTCAGTTTCTGATGGACTATCTGTCCAACAATTGGAGCTCAGTCCCGAAAATGGGGTTCAATGTCTATACCATCGCACCTCAACAGGTGTTTGGTGAAGAATGGTATCGTGGTACGGCCGATGCGGTGTATCAGAATCTGGACACCGTGCGTGAGCATGGGTCTTTCGATACCGTGTGCATCATGAGTGGTGATCATATCACCGCGATCAATCTCTCTCAGATGTATCGGTACCATCAGGCACGGGAATCAGTGTTTACTGTCTGTGCGATGTCTGTGCCATCGGGCGAAGCATCAGAACGCTTTGGCGTGATCGAAGTCGATGAAAACAGTCGAATCATTGGTTTTGAAGAAAAGCCGAAGTTCCCGAAAGAAATTCCTGGGAAGCCTGGGTGGAGCTATATCTCCCTCGGGAACTACTTTGCGAATTTTCATCGTCTCTCGAGTTATCTTGGTGAAGATGCGAATGATGCTGAAAGTGATCACGACTTCGGCAAAGACATCATCCCTCAGATGGTGAGTGCCAGAGAAGCAGTGTTCGCTTATGACTATCGGGATAACCATATCACTGGTCAGAAAGAACACTACTGGCGTGACGTTGGTACGGTGAGTGGGTATCATGAGGCCAATATGGACCTCGTCCAGTACGAGCCACAGATCAACCTCTACAACGAAGAATGGCCTATTTGGACGCCGGCGGACAACCTGCCGGGCGCCAAGTTCGTCAAACCGCATCATCGGCTGGGTAGCGGTGAACGTTTCATTGTGAGTGGTGGATGCATCGTGGAAGATGCTTACCTTTGTGAGACGATTCTCGGACGCAATGTCCGCGTGTATGGATCCAAAGTATGTCAGTCAGTGATCTGTGCTGGTGTGCGAATTGGATCTGGATGTTCACTCAGTCGTGTGATTATCGACGAAGGTGTTCATATTCCACCGAAAACGAAAATCGGCTTTGATGCCGAACACGATAAAGCTCGTGGCTTCTTCGTTGATGACAGTGGTATTGTCATCGTTCCTCAAGGATATGTCTTCAAGTAA
- a CDS encoding GlsB/YeaQ/YmgE family stress response membrane protein, which translates to MSFLIWIIFGGLVGWVASLLMHTDSQQGILLNIIVGIVGAVVGGWIMTFFGQAGVSGFDLYSFVVALIGAVVLIYIVKALR; encoded by the coding sequence ATGAGTTTTCTTATTTGGATCATCTTTGGTGGTCTCGTCGGTTGGGTCGCATCACTTCTCATGCACACAGACAGTCAGCAAGGCATTCTCCTCAATATTATTGTAGGTATTGTCGGCGCTGTCGTCGGTGGTTGGATCATGACCTTTTTTGGTCAGGCCGGAGTGTCTGGGTTCGATCTCTACAGCTTCGTCGTCGCCCTTATCGGCGCTGTAGTGCTGATTTATATCGTGAAAGCTTTACGCTAA
- a CDS encoding YggT family protein — protein sequence MDAMSSGSTKPLYRGTQVIWYLLGLLETLLAFRLILKLFGANAGAGFTDFIYTATGIFVAPFTSVFRISRVEGSIFEWTTILAMFVYFLFAWGIIKLLVMGKTVSTPEAAVKLDRQD from the coding sequence ATGGACGCAATGTCATCAGGCAGCACAAAACCACTCTATCGCGGAACACAGGTCATCTGGTATCTCCTCGGGCTTCTCGAAACGCTCCTCGCGTTTCGTCTCATCCTCAAGCTTTTCGGCGCCAATGCTGGAGCAGGATTCACAGATTTCATCTACACCGCCACTGGTATCTTCGTAGCACCGTTCACTTCTGTTTTCAGAATATCACGAGTGGAAGGGAGTATTTTTGAATGGACCACCATTCTCGCTATGTTCGTCTATTTTCTCTTTGCATGGGGTATTATCAAGCTCCTTGTCATGGGGAAGACAGTCTCTACTCCTGAAGCAGCCGTAAAACTTGATCGACAAGATTGA
- a CDS encoding (2Fe-2S) ferredoxin domain-containing protein: protein MEETTLQSSLSIKDILPEKQGKCQATIKVCLHDKCCRKGAEDIYKNLKEGLSKEEALVLPIHECFGFCKDGPNISLNDNIIKGVRPFSAVELVRRELENPSCKADGLGSKSIETLDDVLENIEKL, encoded by the coding sequence ATGGAAGAAACAACATTACAATCATCGCTCTCTATCAAAGATATCCTTCCGGAGAAACAGGGGAAATGCCAAGCAACGATCAAGGTCTGTCTGCACGATAAATGTTGTCGAAAGGGAGCGGAAGATATCTATAAAAATCTCAAAGAAGGACTCTCGAAAGAAGAAGCTCTTGTTTTGCCTATCCACGAATGTTTCGGATTCTGCAAAGACGGTCCGAATATCTCTTTGAATGACAATATTATCAAAGGTGTTCGTCCTTTCTCAGCTGTGGAGCTCGTCAGAAGAGAACTCGAGAACCCATCCTGCAAGGCCGATGGACTCGGATCAAAAAGCATTGAGACACTTGACGATGTCTTGGAAAATATCGAAAAACTCTAG
- a CDS encoding thioredoxin domain-containing protein: protein MDTFYPKNEVTQEKSVVQIKNLIALGVVLTGLFIGSLFVDFAQLMTGSGFSRSIVREYDLLQSGGKTWVAYKEPKVTVHIITDEDCTNCDPREALVWLRRVMPTIEASAVESTSPLGRELIEQMRIVSLPAFIFSRDVTATDFYSQASSLFIEEEKGYFFDMGKIGLSIGKYLTLPEVRDGDSMSGPRDARVTIIEFSDFQCVYCKTFQSDLNTVLKEYAGKVLFVYKHLPLSSHTQAENASLASLCANEQGKFQVYADYLYTKQDVWGKTIGTQKFKDYAWWLGLDGRKFTTCLDTKKYQNQVLADKTEANKFSLTGTPSTFINGVFLSGAVTKDVLRQVIDEELAR from the coding sequence ATGGATACTTTTTACCCGAAGAACGAAGTGACGCAAGAGAAAAGTGTCGTTCAGATAAAAAACCTGATTGCACTGGGTGTTGTCTTGACAGGGCTTTTTATCGGAAGTTTGTTCGTGGACTTTGCACAACTGATGACGGGAAGTGGTTTTTCTCGGAGTATCGTTCGAGAGTATGATCTTCTTCAATCAGGAGGCAAGACATGGGTAGCTTACAAAGAACCAAAAGTGACTGTCCATATCATCACTGATGAAGATTGTACGAATTGTGATCCTCGCGAGGCCCTCGTATGGCTCCGACGTGTGATGCCGACGATAGAAGCTTCTGCTGTAGAGAGTACTTCTCCTCTCGGAAGAGAGCTTATCGAGCAAATGCGCATCGTGTCTCTCCCAGCATTTATTTTCTCTCGAGATGTGACAGCGACAGATTTCTATTCTCAGGCATCGAGTCTCTTTATCGAGGAGGAAAAAGGATATTTTTTTGATATGGGAAAAATTGGTTTGTCTATCGGGAAATATCTGACACTTCCAGAAGTGCGTGACGGTGACAGTATGAGTGGACCACGAGATGCTCGAGTGACCATTATCGAATTCTCAGATTTCCAGTGTGTCTATTGCAAGACATTTCAATCCGATCTGAATACAGTGCTGAAAGAATATGCTGGTAAGGTATTGTTCGTTTATAAGCATCTTCCGCTCTCTTCACATACTCAAGCGGAGAACGCATCACTTGCTTCGCTCTGTGCCAATGAGCAGGGGAAGTTTCAGGTGTATGCTGATTATCTTTACACAAAACAAGACGTGTGGGGAAAAACAATTGGTACACAGAAATTCAAGGACTATGCTTGGTGGCTCGGTCTCGATGGTCGAAAATTCACGACCTGTCTCGATACCAAAAAATATCAAAACCAGGTACTCGCTGATAAAACAGAAGCGAATAAATTCTCTCTTACAGGAACGCCGAGCACTTTCATTAACGGCGTCTTCTTATCTGGTGCTGTGACAAAAGATGTCTTGAGACAAGTGATTGACGAAGAGCTTGCTCGATAA
- the ftsE gene encoding cell division ATP-binding protein FtsE, whose translation MSDQEPIIRFENVTKVFSDGITVLDNINLSFRPGEFVSLVGSSGAGKSTLLKLIYAEEVPTQGEVYFRGRSISGINRKHLPFFRRDIGTVFQDYKLLPARTAFENVAYALEVDGRSTAEINIEVPEILEIVGLGDKMHKFPKQLSGGEQQRVSLARALIHRPRVIIADEPTGNLDPVSADEIIQLLLEINSFGTTVLLATHNKGIVDKIGKRVVLINKGQVIHDADKGKYILS comes from the coding sequence ATGTCCGATCAAGAGCCTATTATTCGTTTCGAAAATGTGACCAAGGTATTTTCTGATGGTATTACTGTGCTCGATAATATCAATCTGTCATTCCGACCAGGAGAATTTGTTTCTCTCGTGGGATCGAGTGGTGCTGGAAAATCGACTCTTCTCAAACTCATTTACGCTGAAGAAGTTCCGACTCAGGGAGAGGTCTATTTTCGAGGACGATCTATCAGTGGTATCAATCGCAAACATCTTCCATTTTTCCGTCGCGATATCGGAACTGTTTTTCAGGATTATAAACTTCTCCCCGCGAGAACTGCATTCGAGAACGTTGCATACGCACTCGAAGTTGATGGTAGGAGTACGGCAGAGATCAATATCGAAGTGCCGGAGATTCTCGAAATCGTTGGTCTCGGAGACAAAATGCACAAATTTCCGAAGCAACTTTCTGGAGGTGAACAACAGCGTGTTTCTCTCGCGAGAGCCCTCATCCATCGCCCGAGAGTGATCATCGCCGATGAACCGACAGGGAATCTCGATCCTGTTTCAGCTGATGAAATTATTCAACTTCTTCTCGAAATCAATTCATTTGGTACGACTGTTCTCCTCGCGACACATAACAAAGGCATTGTCGACAAAATAGGAAAACGCGTTGTCCTTATCAATAAAGGGCAGGTCATCCACGATGCAGACAAAGGAAAATACATTCTGAGTTGA
- a CDS encoding permease-like cell division protein FtsX, which translates to MKMLKLWRTFKEGKNNFFRNGWLTFATVSILTFSLFIVGLSLLLGITSQYILQNMREKVSINVSFNPDVSEERILAIREKLAQATKEIASVEYISRDAALEQFLEESGNDPTIVQALKEIGENPLFASLVIKAVQPDQYALIVSEMQKSTFQNDISRINYEKNKKIFERLDRMGTMTSKAGLALGAIFIFIAILITFNAIRITIYSHRQEFEVMRLVGASNIYVRMPFVFEGALYGFVASVLSIITLYGMAYYIAPFTDGSMNMGNMLDVFLGYFWYLFVGLIVLGITLGVVSSTLAIRRYLKA; encoded by the coding sequence ATGAAAATGCTCAAGCTCTGGCGCACCTTCAAAGAAGGAAAAAATAATTTCTTTCGTAATGGTTGGCTGACATTTGCGACAGTGAGTATTCTGACTTTCTCGCTTTTTATCGTCGGACTTTCTCTCTTGCTCGGTATCACATCGCAATATATTTTGCAGAATATGCGAGAGAAAGTGAGTATCAATGTTTCTTTCAATCCTGATGTGAGTGAAGAACGGATACTCGCCATCAGAGAGAAACTCGCACAAGCCACCAAAGAAATTGCCTCTGTCGAATATATTTCTCGCGATGCAGCACTCGAACAGTTTCTCGAGGAGAGTGGCAACGACCCGACTATTGTCCAAGCACTGAAAGAAATCGGGGAGAATCCGCTCTTTGCTTCTCTCGTGATCAAAGCGGTACAACCTGATCAGTATGCACTCATCGTCAGTGAGATGCAGAAATCGACATTCCAGAATGATATCAGTCGTATCAATTACGAAAAAAACAAAAAAATATTTGAGCGTCTCGATCGTATGGGAACGATGACGAGCAAGGCTGGTCTGGCACTCGGAGCAATATTTATTTTCATTGCCATTCTGATCACGTTCAATGCTATCCGTATCACCATCTATTCTCATCGTCAGGAGTTTGAAGTGATGCGTCTCGTCGGTGCTTCGAATATCTATGTCCGTATGCCGTTTGTTTTCGAAGGAGCACTCTACGGTTTTGTTGCGAGTGTTCTCTCGATTATTACGCTCTACGGTATGGCCTACTATATCGCTCCATTTACTGATGGTTCTATGAATATGGGAAATATGCTAGATGTTTTTCTTGGGTATTTTTGGTACCTTTTTGTAGGATTGATAGTACTCGGTATCACACTCGGTGTTGTGAGTAGCACCCTCGCTATCCGTCGTTATCTCAAAGCATAA
- a CDS encoding recombinase family protein — MHYIIYARKSTESEDRQSLSIQSQIIEMQEIARREGLSVIKIFQESKSAKAPGRPVFAEMMKFIQQGKAQGVLCWKIDRLARNPVDEGMVKWMLQNETIKQIRTFDREYNPEDNVVMASIEFSMATQYIRDLSKNVRRGLAEKVRRGEYPGPRPFGYMSDYKTKAMIQDPQAVPFVLRVFDLYISDNLSVESIANTLYEEGFRSRLGNRVGKSTVYRILTNPVYAGLFKWKGQVYNGVHEPIISLATFEEATKRLEPKKWQTQHTKRLFTYRGFLVCGECGLKVTAEIQKGHTYYRCTKSKGVRQCSQPYTREEDLEKHIAEELKKIHFDDEILDLIVDASKEKLRSEDNLAKETEARLLHILEDTRRRKESLVEKFIDNALPKEIYDRKYSEITMEEANIEEKLSNAKHTTAELGDEIEQAVRFIKTAHNLFNLGTKEMKRDIVEVFTSNIGVKDRKLAYFDLNDPFLWLREDVETLTERKRTFELNSLAIETKKEALASHRSTMLGC, encoded by the coding sequence ATGCACTACATCATCTACGCCAGAAAATCTACTGAGAGTGAAGATCGACAATCTTTGTCTATTCAATCTCAGATTATTGAAATGCAAGAAATCGCAAGACGCGAAGGTCTGAGTGTCATCAAAATTTTTCAAGAATCAAAATCTGCGAAAGCTCCCGGACGACCAGTCTTTGCAGAGATGATGAAATTCATTCAACAAGGGAAAGCACAAGGAGTACTCTGTTGGAAAATCGATCGCTTGGCGCGCAATCCTGTCGATGAGGGAATGGTGAAATGGATGTTACAGAATGAGACAATCAAACAGATACGAACATTTGATCGAGAGTACAATCCAGAAGATAACGTCGTGATGGCAAGTATCGAGTTTTCTATGGCGACTCAGTACATCCGTGATTTGAGTAAGAATGTCAGACGAGGATTGGCAGAGAAAGTACGTCGAGGCGAATATCCTGGGCCACGTCCTTTCGGCTATATGTCGGACTATAAGACAAAAGCGATGATTCAGGATCCACAAGCCGTCCCTTTTGTTTTACGTGTCTTTGATCTCTATATTTCGGATAATCTCTCTGTTGAGAGTATCGCGAATACCCTCTACGAAGAGGGATTCCGTTCACGTCTCGGCAACAGGGTCGGCAAAAGCACTGTGTATAGAATCCTCACGAATCCAGTCTATGCTGGGCTCTTCAAATGGAAAGGACAGGTATATAACGGTGTTCACGAACCAATCATTTCACTCGCTACTTTCGAAGAAGCGACGAAACGACTCGAACCAAAGAAATGGCAAACGCAACATACGAAACGATTGTTCACCTATCGAGGCTTTCTCGTATGCGGTGAATGTGGACTCAAGGTGACGGCAGAAATACAAAAAGGCCACACATATTATCGGTGTACCAAGTCCAAAGGCGTGAGACAATGTTCTCAGCCATACACACGAGAGGAAGATTTGGAGAAACATATTGCAGAAGAATTGAAAAAGATTCATTTCGATGATGAGATACTGGATTTGATCGTGGATGCATCGAAAGAGAAATTGAGAAGCGAAGACAATCTCGCGAAAGAAACGGAGGCGCGATTACTCCATATACTCGAAGACACACGCCGACGCAAAGAGTCGCTGGTCGAGAAGTTTATCGATAATGCTCTGCCGAAAGAAATATACGATAGAAAGTATTCAGAAATCACAATGGAAGAAGCAAATATCGAAGAGAAGCTCTCTAACGCAAAACATACTACTGCAGAACTTGGAGACGAGATCGAGCAGGCTGTTCGTTTCATAAAAACAGCGCATAATCTCTTCAATCTCGGCACGAAAGAAATGAAACGAGATATCGTAGAAGTTTTCACTTCGAACATTGGCGTGAAAGACCGCAAGCTAGCGTATTTCGACCTTAATGATCCTTTCTTATGGCTTCGTGAAGATGTGGAGACTCTGACAGAGAGAAAACGTACCTTCGAACTGAATTCCCTCGCTATAGAAACGAAAAAAGAGGCTCTCGCCTCTCATCGTTCAACAATGCTGGGGTGCTAG